GCCGGCGACTTTATCAACTACCTGGGCGTGCTGGCCGACGAGGGTGTGTATGGGGTCAAGACGTCGCCCTACATCGTGCGCGAGCAAGGCCCGCTGGTGACGGCCTGGACGTTGTTGATGTCGATGCACACCGGCCAGCCGCTGTTGCTGTGTGATGCGGCCGAGCTGACCACCGCGCGCACCGCTGCCACCACCGCATTGGCGGTGGACGTGCTGGCGCCTGCTGCCGCGCGACGCCTGGCGATTATCGGCAGTGGCAAGGTGGCCCAGGCGCACCTGCACTACGTGCGCAACCTGCGCGACTGGCAGCACATCCGCCTGTTTTCACCGAGCCTGGACCATGCCAACGCCGACACCCTCACCCACCTCAAAAGCCTGGACCCACGCCTGACCCTGGCCGACAGCTGTGACAGCGCCGTGGAAGATGCCGATGTGATCCTGCTGTGTACCTCATCGGCCGGCCCGGTGCTCGACCCGGCGCGTTTGCGCAAGCCAGCGCTGATCACCTCCATCAGCACCAATGCGCCACGCGCCCATGAAGTGCTGCCGGCCAGCCTGCAAGGTATGCACGTGTTCTGCGACTATCGCCAGACCACGCCGGGCGCGGCCGGTGAGATGCTGATCGCCGCCGAGCAACACGCTTGGGACAAGCGCGCCGTGATCGGCGACTTGCCGGAGTTGCTCAGTGACATGGCGCAGCGCCCGGACTATGACCGCCACGTGTTTTTCCGCTCGATCGGGTTGGGCCTGGAAGACGTCGCACTGGCCAACGCCCTGTACCAAACCCGGCGCTAACCATTAATTAAGGAGATGTTTATGAGCCATGCAGACTTCATCATCATCGGCGGCGGCATTGCCGGTGCATCCACGGGGTTCTGGTTGTCGCAGCATGGCAAAGTGTTGGTGCTGGAGCGCGAAAACCACCCGGCCTATCACTCCACCGGGCGCTCGGCGGCGCTCTACACTGCGGCCTATGGCACGCCACAGGTGCGCGCGTTGACCCTGGCCAGCCGTGCATTTTTTGATAACCCGCCGACAGGCTTCTGTGAGCACCCGTTGCTGACGCCACGCGGGGAGATCACCGTGGATTTCAGTGGCGACCCGGCGGAACTGGAGCGCCAATACCAGAGCGCCAAGGCCACGGTGGCGCAGGTGGAACGGCTGAGTGTCGATGAGGCGTGCGCACGGCTGCCGATCTTGCGTCGCGAAAAAGTCCACGGCGCCATCTTCGACCCGACCGCCAGTGACATCGACACCGATGCCCTGCACCAAGGCTATTTGCGTGGCATCCGCCGCCATCACGGCGAAGTGCGTACCGACAGCCATGTGCTGGGCCTGAGCCGTGACGCCGACGGCCTGTGGCAGGTGCGCACCCAGGACGCGACCTACACCGCGCCGATCATCATCAACGCCGCTGGCGCCTGGGCCGATCATATCGGCGCGCTCGCCGGTGCGGCGGCCATCGGCCTGCAACCCAAGCGGCGTTCGGCGTTTATCTTCGCCGGGCCAGAAGGCGTCGACACGCATGCGTGGCCGATGCTGGTGGCGCTCGACGAAGCCTTCTACATGAAACCCGATGCAGGCATGTTCCTCGGCTCGCCGGCCAACGCCGACCCGGTCGAACCCCAGGATGTGCAGCCCGAAGAGCTGGACATTGCCATGGGCATCTACCAGATCGAAGAAGCCACCACCTTGACCATCCGCCGCCCGACCCGCACCTGGGCCGGGCTGCGCAGTTTTGTGCCTGATGGTGATTTGCTCGCGGGCTTCGACCCGCAGGTGCCGGGGCTGTTCTGGGTCGCGGCGCAAGGCGGTTATGGCATTCAGACCTCACCGGCCATGGGCCAGGCCAGCGCGGCCCTGGTACGCGGCGCGCCGTTGCCGGAGCTACTGACGCGGTTTGGCCTGGACGCTGGTATGCTCTCGCCCGTCCGCCTGGAGCCGCATTGATGAGCATTGCCGAACAAGAAAACGTTGTGCAGAACTTCCGGGCGATCGCCGATGCGATCGCCACGCTGTTCTTTCCCCACGCCGAAGTGGTGCTGCATGACTTGCGCACGCAAAAGGTCGATTACATCGCCAACAACTTGTCCAAACGCGCCATTGGTGACGAATCGTCCCTGGAGGACATGCTCAGCGATGACATCCGCGAAGTGAATATCGGCCCGTACGAAAAGCTCAACTGGGACGGTCAGAAGATTCGCAGCCTGAGCACGGTGCTGCACGACCACAAAGGTCGTCGCCTGGCGGTGTTGTGCATCAACCTGA
The window above is part of the Pseudomonas sp. KBS0710 genome. Proteins encoded here:
- a CDS encoding ornithine cyclodeaminase family protein, with product MSSTPLVMNQAQARELLAQVDVPHILHKLFRDLAAGLAVQPAQQLVEFPHGAGDFINYLGVLADEGVYGVKTSPYIVREQGPLVTAWTLLMSMHTGQPLLLCDAAELTTARTAATTALAVDVLAPAAARRLAIIGSGKVAQAHLHYVRNLRDWQHIRLFSPSLDHANADTLTHLKSLDPRLTLADSCDSAVEDADVILLCTSSAGPVLDPARLRKPALITSISTNAPRAHEVLPASLQGMHVFCDYRQTTPGAAGEMLIAAEQHAWDKRAVIGDLPELLSDMAQRPDYDRHVFFRSIGLGLEDVALANALYQTRR
- a CDS encoding FAD-binding oxidoreductase, which gives rise to MSHADFIIIGGGIAGASTGFWLSQHGKVLVLERENHPAYHSTGRSAALYTAAYGTPQVRALTLASRAFFDNPPTGFCEHPLLTPRGEITVDFSGDPAELERQYQSAKATVAQVERLSVDEACARLPILRREKVHGAIFDPTASDIDTDALHQGYLRGIRRHHGEVRTDSHVLGLSRDADGLWQVRTQDATYTAPIIINAAGAWADHIGALAGAAAIGLQPKRRSAFIFAGPEGVDTHAWPMLVALDEAFYMKPDAGMFLGSPANADPVEPQDVQPEELDIAMGIYQIEEATTLTIRRPTRTWAGLRSFVPDGDLLAGFDPQVPGLFWVAAQGGYGIQTSPAMGQASAALVRGAPLPELLTRFGLDAGMLSPVRLEPH
- a CDS encoding transcriptional regulator, with translation MSIAEQENVVQNFRAIADAIATLFFPHAEVVLHDLRTQKVDYIANNLSKRAIGDESSLEDMLSDDIREVNIGPYEKLNWDGQKIRSLSTVLHDHKGRRLAVLCINLNISLFENAKAALDLFLSPSKLIPQPDSLFRDDWQERINTFLHAWMRERQLSLNLLTRDHKRELVLALHAEGAFKGKSASNYVANVLGMGRATVYKHLKELKG